The following are encoded together in the Phyllopteryx taeniolatus isolate TA_2022b chromosome 21, UOR_Ptae_1.2, whole genome shotgun sequence genome:
- the tert gene encoding telomerase reverse transcriptase produces MSSADLSQVLDLLRSLYLHTDTLEQFMDRIVFREGHKAVLVEQADSNRFKSFVRSVFVGYDKELKQVPSSHLICTLPELLAFILNSLKRKKKRNILAHGYNLLCMAREEGDADHFKFQGDVTQSAAYVQGSDLWKKVALRLGTDITRHLLESCSVFVAVPPSCAFQVCGAPVYDRVSMTTVPSGFCRQSRSRTCRNAKSVRNRCRVCLKRRDFRVSHGKRKRETNQKDDDDMTCSKKRRRLGEAQEVKQTVEGGQSVSLMPVEISTSVSKHPVETSTASLEGRPSWRSGIFPPLPPSQCFIRTLAFLYGGRGMNGFPLNRKKKSAAGSRRLQGQDIVRLVFFEGLAYLNGLERKPKKLPRRFFNMIPLFSQLLRQHRRYAYNKILQRLCPLTKSDLAQSELSSLLPQHCTPHRVCLFVRECLCAVVPSELWGSAENRCFFLARVRNFLRSSKFERVSIAELMWKMKVNDCDWLKISKKGRIPPSELAYRTRVLGQLLAWLLDGYVVGLVRAFFYVTESVGQKNALRFYRQEVWARLQELAFRGHVSKGLMDELTPAQVASLPRSTVISRLRFIPKMDSMRPITRVLGADAKTRAFQRNVRNLRDVLRACVRTTPSLLGSTVWGMADIHKVLSTLALAQKEKPQTLYFAKVDVSGAYDSLPHDKLLHVIGQVLSPVQEEAFTIRSYAKIWADPFEGLRKSFVRQADFVEDKMGSTNMKGFVTALQRSGRVHNAILVEQHFSSDIHGKEVLQFFTQMLTGSVVQFGKKKYRQRRGIPQGSVASSLLCCLCYGHMENVLFKSITGSKGRLMRLVDDFLLITPDLHEAKNFLKVLLAGVPEYGLVVNPQKVAVNFPLSEDVGSVIGIRTLPLRCHFPWCGLLLDTYSLDVYKDYSSYVGQSLRHSLTLGSVHLAGEQMRRKLMVILRLKCHALFLDLKTNSLAAVHKNIYELVLLHAFRFNVCAQSLPFGQTVAKNPVNFLRMIWDMAQYTNQLLRCSNKDCKALAGIVPDAAVDLLFCLSFLLALSQHRPLYKSMLPHLQKWKRSLERRLGDLRLARVRQAANPRTPVDFLTIRT; encoded by the exons ATGTCTTCAGCTGATCTATCCCAGGTTCTCGACCTCCTGCGGTCTCTGTACCTCCACACAGACACGCTCGAGCAGTTCATGGACAGAATTGTGTTCCGAGAAGGGCACAAAGCGGTTCTTGTCGAACAGGCGGACTCGAACCGCTTCAAATCCTTCGTTCGGAGCGTTTTCGTCGGCTACGACAAGGAGCTCAAGCAAGTGCCAAGCAGCCACCTG ATCTGCACTCTGCCCGAACTGCTGGCCTTCATTCTCAACAGCctgaaaaggaagaaaaaacgCAACATCTTGGCACACGGCTACAACCTGCTGTGCATGGCCCGGGAGGAGGGCGACGCCGACCACTTCAAGTTCCAGGGCGACGTGACTCAGAGCGCCGCCTACGTCCAAGGCAGCGACCTGTGGAAGAAAGTGGCCCTGCGTCTCGGCACCGACATCACGCGCCACCTGCTGGAGAGCTGCTCCGTGTTCGTGGCGGTCCCGCCGTCGTGCGCTTTCCAGGTGTGCGGCGCTCCCGTCTACGACAGGGTCTCCATGACCACAGTCCCCTCCGGGTTTTGCCGCCAGTCTCGATCCAGGACCTGTCGTAATGCGAAGTCTGTGAGGAATAGATGCCGAGTGTGTTTGAAAAGGAGGGACTTTAGGGTGTCTCATGGGAAAAGGAAGAGAGAAACCAAccagaaggatgatgacgacaTGACGTGTTCTAAAAAGAGGAGACGACTTGGAGAAGCACAGGAAGTCAAACAGACGGTGGAAGGAGGACAGTCCGTGTCCCTCATGCCTGTGGAGATAAGCACTTCTGTCTCTAAACATCCAGTTGAAACGAGTACAGCTTCTTTGGAAGGAAGACCTAgttggagatcaggcattttccCCCCTTTGCCTCCCTCACAGTGTTTCATACGCACCTTGGCCTTCCTGTACGGGGGCCGGGGCATGAACGGATTCCCTCTCAACAGAAAGAAGAAGAGCGCAGCAGGATCGAGAAGACTACAAGGTCAGGATATCGTCAGATTGGTTTTCTTCGAGGGGCTGGCGTATCTGAACGGACTGGAGAGGAAACCGAAGAAGCTCCCCCGGCGCTTTTTTAACATGATCCCCCTTTTCAGCCAGCTTTTGCGTCAACACAGGAGGTACGCCTACAACAAAATACTGCAGCGGCTGTGCCCTCTGACGAAGAGCGACTTGGCGCAAAGCGAACTGAGCTCCCTTTTGCCCCAACACTGTACACCTCACCGGGTCTGCCTGTTTGTAAGGGAGTGCCTGTGCGCCGTTGTCCCGTCAGAGCTTTGGGGCTCTGCGGAAAACCGGTGCTTTTTTTTGGCACGTGTCAGGAATTTCTTGCGTAGCAGCAAATTTGAAAGGGTTTCGATTGCGGAGCTTATGTGGAAGATGAAGGTGAATGACTGCGACTGGCTGAAGATCAGTAAGAAAG GTCGGATCCCACCCAGCGAACTTGCGTATCGGACCCGGGTGCTCGGTCAGCTGCTCGCCTGGCTCCTCGACGGCTACGTCGTTGGCCTGGTCCGAGCCTTCTTCTACGTCACAGAGTCTGTGGGTCAGAAGAACGCCCTGAGGTTCTACAGACAGGAGGTCTGGGCCAGACTGCAGGAACTGGCCTTCAG AGGTCACGTTTCCAAGGGCCTGATGGACGAGTTGACTCCGGCTCAGGTGGCTTCCCTACCCAGAAGCACCGTCATCTCCCGCCTGCGCTTCATCCCAAAGATGGATAGCATGAGGCCCATCACGCGAGTTTTGGGAGCAGACGCCAAGACCAGG GCCTTCCAAAGGAATGTACGCAACCTCAGGGATGTCTTGCGGGCTTGCGTACGCACCACTCCGTCCCTCCTTGGTTCAACAGTGTGGGGGATGGCTGATATCCACAAGGTGTTGTCCACTCTTGCTCTGGCCCAGAAGGAGAAGCCACAGACCCTGTATTTCGCTAAG GTGGACGTCAGTGGAGCATACGATAGTCTTCCTCATGACAAACTTCTCCATGTGATCGGCCAAGTCCTGTCGCCTGTCCAAGAGGAGGCCTTCACCATACGCAGCTATGCCAAGATCTGGGCAGATCCTTTCGAGGGCTTGAGAAAGTCTTTTGTTCGACAG GCTGACTTCGTGGAGGACAAGATGGGCTCCACCAACATGAAAGGCTTTGTGACGGCACTGCAAAGAAGCGGCAGAGTTCACAACGCCATTTTGGTGGAGCAG CACTTTTCGTCAGATATTCACGGCAAAGAGGTGCTTCAGTTCTTCACCCAAATGTTGACGGGGAGTGTTGTGCAGTTTGGGAAGAA GAAGTATCGTCAGCGTCGCGGGATTCCGCAGGGATCCGTCGCGTCCAGTTTGCTCTGCTGTCTCTGCTACGGTCACATGGAGAACGTCCTGTTCAAAAGCATAACAGGAAGCAAAGG ACGACTGATGAGACTGGTGGATGATTTCCTCCTGATCACGCCAGACCTACACGAGGCAAAAAACTTTCTCAA GGTCTTGCTTGCTGGAGTTCCGGAGTACGGCCTGGTGGTCAACCCGCAGAAGGTGGCGGTCAATTTTCCGCTGTCGGAAGATGTGGGTTCCGTCATCGGCATCCGCACGCTCCCCCTCCGCTGCCACTTCCCCTGGTGCGGCTTGCTGCTTGACACATACTCACTCGACGTCTATAAAGATTACTCCAG CTATGTGGGCCAGTCTCTGCGCCACAGCCTCACTTTGGGCTCGGTCCACTTGGCCGGAGAGCAAATGAGGAGGAAGTTGATGGTGATCCTCAGACTCAAGTGCCACGCTCTGTTCTTGGATCTGAAG aCAAATTCCCTGGCGGCAGTCCACAAAAACATCTACGAGTTGGTGCTGCTCCATGCATTCAG ATTCAATGTGTGTGCCCAGAGTTTACCCTTTGGCCAAACGGTTGCAAAGAATCCTGTGAACTTTCTGCGGATGATCTGGGACATGGCTCAGTACACCAATCAGCTCCTGAGGTGTAGCAACAAAG ATTGCAAGGCCCTGGCTGGCATTGTGCCAGACGCGGCAGTGGATTTGCTTTTCTGCCTTTCATTTCTGCTGGCATTGTCGCAACATCGCCCCCTATACAAGAGTATGCTTCCCCATCTGCAGAAAT GGAAGCGTAGTCTGGAGCGCCGTCTGGGAGACTTGCGACTGGCCAGGGTGAGACAGGCAGCCAACCCCAGGACCCCTGTGGACTTCTTGACCATCCGAACTTAA
- the sync gene encoding trichohyalin: MEDDSDPSPGFEPLFIQEENGDPESSWSTLSFTRTRFSQSSLMGPYLQEMDDLLKSCEELTVIPLERNPEEMLGEQETSPYFSTSCTGNTMETTEKCVQHQSQEDMPITLAGNKLSDTMVRYEGQLMGMLTMLESCMEEADNNFEASQEYVHVDKGKNLLSESQSNGQQECKATTDIYSNDSSMDMSESDFHVQQLKYSGVDDVNGMEFQTESLAIDTSDMSFGVDGFEELKSQMEECIEELQRLERRRKDLLAEVLQLRWQKAQEEEEEAEANVSSKVTKLMAVLKKEEEDRREERKREVQSLRSERAEEERRVWRAEMARQELQDEMRKLKRQLFARARENVHTQAALNKRRHEMDLQKREEENLQTLFLQMMEENSQLRSAHQQHLQDLQEKLCIHSTSHTCNAMQEDMSKRNSCSDVQQYLQGSLKALENRYEPMLLALQKRKETTTGGLAKAKEQTRDLKAQLEPLREEMHTQVLQRARLEEKLKLVHIQRREDTGHYEESIRCLERSSRELKMELTLQKRKNKEAAELRDCLSKQILLYRCATGDHQKSEDQEGK, encoded by the exons ATGGAGGATGACAGTGATCCGTCGCCTGGTTTCGAACCTCTCTTCATCCAAGAAGAGAACGGGGATCCCGAGAGCAGCTGGTCCACTCTCTCTTTTACAAGGACGCGCTTCAGTCAGTCGTCTTTAATGGGGCCGTACTTGCAGGAGATGGACGACTTACTGAAGAGCTGCGAGGAGCTCACCGTTATCCCGCTCGAGCGAAACCCAGAAGAGATGCTTGGGGAACAAGAAACATCGCCGTATTTTTCCACAAGCTGTACTGGGAACACGATGGAGACGACAGAAAAGTGTGTTCAACACCAGTCCCAAGAAGACATGCCTATCACTTTGGCGGGTAACAAACTGAGTGACACCATGGTCCGGTACGAGGGTCAATTGATGGGTATGTTGACCATGCTGGAGAGCTGCATGGAAGAGGCCGACAACAATTTCGAGGCGAGCCAAGAGTATGTGCATGTGGACAAAGGCAAGAACCTGCTGTCAGAAAGCCAGAGCAATGGTCAACAGGAGTGTAAAGCCACtacagatatttacagtaatgATTCTTCAATGGATATGTCTGAATCAGACTTTCACGTCCAACAATTGAAGTATTCCGGAGTGGATGATGTCAATGGCATGGAATTTCAGACAGAATCCTTAGCGATAGATACCAGTGATATGAGTTTTGGAGTGGATGGATTCGAGGAACTGAAGTCTCAGATGGAGGAGTGCATCGAGGAGCTACAGCGCttagagaggaggaggaaggattTACTGGCTGAGGTACTGCAGCTGAGGTGGCAGAAagcccaagaagaagaagaagaagcagaggcTAACGTTTCAAGCAAAGTCACCAAGTTGATGGCGGTGctaaaaaaagaggaggaggatcggagagaggagaggaagagggAAGTGCAGAGCCTCAGGTCGGAACGGGCCGAAGAGGAACGGCGAGTGTGGAGGGCGGAAATGGCGAGGCAGGAGTTGCAAGATGAGATGCGGAAACTGAAGAGGCAACTGTTCGCCAGGGCTAGGGAGAACGTGCACACCCAGGCGGCCCTCAACAAGAGACGCCATGAAATGGATCTTCAGAAGAGAGAGGAG GAGAACCTTCAGACCTTGTTTCTGCAAATGATGGAGGAGAACTCCCAGCTCAGGTCGGCCCACCAGCAACATCTCCAAGACCTCCAAGAGAAGCTTTGCATTCACAGCACCAGCCACACCTGCAACGCGATGCAGGAGGATATGTCTAAGAGGAACTCCTGCAGCGACGTCCAGCAATACCTGCAGGGCAGCCTGAAAGCTCTCGAGAACAG GTATGAGCCCATGTTGCTGGCCCTGCAGAAGAGAAAAGAGACAACAACGGGGGGTTTGGCTAAAGCCAAAGAGCAGACCCGGGACCTGAAGGCCCAGCTGGAACCCCTGCGGGAGGAAATGCATACGCAGGTGCTGCAAAGGGCTCGCTTGGAGGAGAAACTTAAACTTGTTCACATACAGAGGAGGGAAGATACCGGACACTACGAG GAGAGCATCCGTTGTCTTGAGCGAAGTAGTCGAGAGCTGAAGATGGAGTTGACGctgcagaaaagaaaaaacaaagaggcAGCGGAGTTGAGAGACTGTCTTTCCAAGCAAATCCTCCTTTATAG GTGTGCTACTGGGGACCACCAGAAGTCTGAAGACCAAGAGGGAAAATGA